In the genome of Triticum urartu cultivar G1812 chromosome 5, Tu2.1, whole genome shotgun sequence, one region contains:
- the LOC125509575 gene encoding receptor-like cytoplasmic kinase 176 — protein MENKLQHVSATPRDFTFQLLKQITNNFSEDNRIGVGGYGVVYKGTLDNGEVIAVKKLYYKHPGLDSDKQFQNECTNLMRVHHQNIVRLVGYFHEIRHICVEHNGRYVFAMVEDRALCFEYLEGGSLDRHLTDESCGFGWHTRYKIIKGICEGLNYLHNGSKESIFHLDLKPANILLDRNMMPKIGDFGLSRLFDSTETCSTKGIIGTPGYMPPEYINRFHITPKFDVFSLGVTIIKIMAGHQGYSKLADMSSQEFIQLVHEKWEKALQATVLSHTSHGVKKCIEIALRCVEADRVKRPTIAEVVDELSKIDTAIIDELNEIDTARSSPIEQVTNLRSNQAFNPCVNSGMFSKGGGKDGKMISSCSSQAIRASSDSVLLSADIKCQNLPSASIKIFSYDNLRLATRKFRANTLLGEGGFGRVYKGWIDENTLSPCKPGTGIIVAVKRLSQESLQGHQEWLAAEVNYLGHLSHPNLVKLFGYCLEDEHQLLVYEFIPRGSLDNHLYRRGPCQPLSWNLRMKVALGAAKALAYLHCAETNIIFRDFGSSHILLDRDYTAKLAGFGLAVNGPVGEESHLTTRVVGTHGYAAPEYIATGHLTQKCDIYCFGVLLLEMLSGLRVLDPNRPAGEQHLVDWARPYLEHKHKIRCVIDANLGGIYSFSAAQKIAALALECVCLDPKKRPTMDAAVSVLEGVQEDEEPEAAEHQESGKKVTASASRKNGKSRWNIFGGGRS, from the exons ATGGAGAACAAGTTACAGCATGTAAGTGCGACGCCGAGGGATTTTACATTCCAATTGTTAAAGCAAATTACAAATAATTTTTCTGAGGACAACAGAATTGGTGTTGGCGGGTACGGAGTAGTCTACAAG GGAACACTCGACAATGGTGAAGTGATTGCTGTGAAGAAGCTTTATTACAAGCATCCAGGACTTGACAGCGACAAGCAATTTCAGAACGAGTGTACTAACCTTATGAGGGTCCATCATCAAAATATAGTAAGGTTAGTTGGCTACTTCCATGAAATTCGTCATATATGCGTAGAGCACAATGGGAGATATGTTTTTGCTATGGTGGAAGATAGAGCTCTCTGCTTCGAATACTTGGAGGGTGGAAGCCTTGACAGACATCTCACGG ATGAATCCTGCGGATTTGGTTGGCACACGCGTTACAAAATCATTAAAGGAATTTGTGAGGGATTAAATTACCTTCATAATGGATCAAAAGAGTCGATTTTCCATCTGGACTTGAAACCAGCCAATATATTGCTGGATAGGAATATGATGCCAAAGATAGGAGATTTTGGTTTGTCCAGACTCTTTGATTCAACAGAAACCTGTTCCACAAAAGGAATTATAGGAACACC TGGATACATGCCACCAGAATACATCAATAGGTTCCACATCACACCAAAGTTTGACGTATTCAGTTTGGGCGTTACAATTATAAAAATAATGGCAGGACACCAGGGCTACTCCAAATTGGCGGATATGTCTTCCCAAGAATTTATTCAACTT GTACATGAAAAGTGGGAAAAGGCATTGCAGGCAACTGTGTTGTCGCATACATCACATGGAGTTAAGAAATGCATTGAAATAGCGTTAAGATGTGTGGAGGCTGACCGAGTGAAAAGACCTACTATAGCTGAGGTTGTGGATGAATTGAGTAAGATTGATACTGCCATTATCGATGAATTAAATGAGATTGATACAGCCAGAAGTTCACCAATAGAGCAG GTAACCAACTTACGAAGCAATCAGGCCTTCAACCCATGTGTGAACTCAG GAATGTTCTCAAAAGGTGGTGGTAAAGATGGGAAAATGATTAGTTCCTGCAGCAGTCAAGCCATTCGAGCCTCTTCGGATTCAGTGCTTCTAAGTGCGGATATTAAATGCCAGAACTTGCCATCAGCCAGTATTAAAATCTTCAGTTATGATAATCTCAGGTTAGCCACAAGGAAGTTCCGCGCTAACACTCTGCTCGGTGAAGGAGGATTTGGACGTGTATATAAAGGATGGATTGATGAGAACACATTGTCACCTTGCAAACCTGGCACTGGTATAATTGTTGCAGTGAAAAGATTAAGCCAGGAGAGTTTGCAAGGGCACCAAGAGTGGTTG GCGGCAGAAGTTAATTACCTAGGTCACCTTTCCCACCCCAACCTTGTGAAGTTATTTGGGTACTGCTTGGAGGATGAGCACCAGCTACTAGTATATGAGTTCATACCACGTGGGAGCTTGGACAATCATCTTTATAGGA GAGGCCCATGTCAACCTCTTTCATGGAACCTGAGAATGAAAGTTGCACTTGGAGCTGCAAAAGCACTAGCTTACCTTCACTGTGCAGAGACAAATATCATTTTTAGAGATTTTGGGAGTTCCCATATTCTACTTGACAGA GACTATACTGCGAAGctcgctggttttggactggcaGTTAATGGTCCTGTTGGTGAGGAGAGTCATTTAACCACAAGGGTTGTGGGGACACATGGTTATGCAGCTCCAGAATACATTGCAACAG GCCATCTTACACAGAAGTGTGACATCTATTGCTTTGGAGTATTACTTCTGGAGATGTTGTCAGGTCTCCGCGTCCTTGACCCGAACCGGCCAGCAGGGGAGCAGCATCTTGTGGACTGGGCCAGACCATATCTCGAACATAAGCACAAGATACGCTGTGTCATAGATGCCAATCTAGGTGGTATTTACTCGTTCAGTGCCGCACAGAAAATCGCTGCCCTTGCCCTCGAGTGCGTTTGCTTGGACCCCAAAAAGAGGCCGACCATGGATGCGGCGGTCTCTGTCCTTGAAGGTGTTCAGGAAGACGAGGAACCAGAAGCAGCGGAGCACCAGGAATCAGGCAAAAAGGTCACTGCGAGTGCAAGCAGGAAGAACGGCAAATCTCGCTGGAATATCTTCGGAGGGGGGCGGTCGTGA
- the LOC125509574 gene encoding protein transport protein SEC23-like encodes MSEFLELEALDGIRMPWNVIPGTKEDAVSCVVPVSAIYTPLKSIPDMPVVPYAPLRCRMCRSILNPFSRVDYSAKIWLCTFCFQRNQFPQHYSSISENNLPPELFPQYTTIEYISTAETGPVMPPVFIFVVDTCIIEEEIGYLKSALAQATELLPDNSLVGFITFGTYVQVHELGFGLLPKSYVFKGTKEVSKEQILEQMCFFAGKQKPTTGVIAGTRDGLSSESISRFLVPASECEFVLNSVIEELQKDPWHIPADQRASRCTGAALSVAASLLGVCVPGSGARIMAFVGGPSTEGPGSIVSKSLTEPIRSHKDLDKDSAPLFDKAVKFYDQIAKQLVHQGHVLDLFACAVDQVGVAEMKVAIEKTGGIVVLAESFGHSVFKDSLLRIFQSADNGLGLSFNGILEINCSKDVKIQGIIGPCSSLEKKSPLSADTVIGQGNTSAWKMCGLDKKTSLCFVYDISRKVGPDTVAQQTGEQLYLQFVTYYQHHEGQMRLRTTTISRQWASGAATVQELIDGFDQEAAAAVVARLVSFKMETEADFDPIRWLDRALIRLCTKFGDYQKETPSSFSLSPRLSIFPQFMFNLRRSQFVQVFNNSPDETAYFRMMLERENVGNAVAMIQPSLISYSFQSGPMPVLLDATAIGPDKILLLDSYFSVVIFHGITIAQWRKAGYQDQEGHEAFAQLLKAPHDESDAIIKERFPVPRLVVCDQYGSQARFLLAKLNPSVAYNSDNPAPGGDVIFTDDVSFEVFMDHLQRLAVQ; translated from the exons ATGTCTGAATTTCTTGAGCTTGAGGCTCTGGATGGGATAAGGATGCCATGGAACGTTATTCCAGGCACAAAGGAGGATGCTGTGAGCTGTGTCGTCCCTGTTTCTGCCATCTATACTCCTCTCAAGTCAATTCCTGATATGCCAGTAGTGCCATATGCTCCCCTTCGCTGCCGCATGTGTCGTTCCATCCTCAATCCCTTCTCCAGAGTCGACTATAGTGCTAAGATCTGGCTCTGTACATTCTGCTTTCAGCGCAATCAGTTCCCTCAACACTATTCCTCAATCTCAGAAAACAATCTTCCTCCAGAACTCTTCCCTCAGTATACCACTATTGAGTACATATCCACTGCAGAAACAGGTCCTGTAATGCCTCCTGTTTTCATCTTTGTTGTGGATACTTGCATTATCGAGGAAGAAATTGGTTACTTGAAGTCTGCTCTGGCACAGGCTACTGAGCTATTGCCAGATAATTCCCTTGTTGGATTCATTACTTTTGGGACATATGTACAG GTGCATGAATTGGGTTTTGGTTTGTTGCCGAAGTCATATGTGTTCAAGGGAACAAAGGAGGTCAGCAAGGAACAAATATTGGAGCAAATGTGCTTCTTTGCAGGCAAACAAAAGCCCACCACAGGGGTTATAGCTGGAACTAGGGATGGTCTTTCATCAGAGAGCATCTCTAGGTTCCTTGTGCCTGCTTCAGAGTGCGAGTTTGTACTGAACTCA GTTATTGAAGAGCTGCAAAAGGACCCTTGGCATATTCCAGCTGATCAACGTGCATCAAGATGCACTGGAGCTGCATTAAGTGTGGCCGCCAGTCTCTTGGGGGTTTGTGTCCCTGGATCAGGTGCTAGGATCATGGCATTTGTTGGGGGTCCATCTACAGAGGGACCTGGTTCT ATTGTATCCAAATCCTTAACAGAACCAATTCGCTCACACAAAGACCTTGATAAAGACTCGGCTCCACTTTTTGATAAAGCTGTTAAGTTCTATGATCAGATTGCTAAGCAGcttgtgcaccaaggacatgtgCTGGATTTGTTTGCTTGTGCAGTCGACCAG GTTGGTGTTGCTGAAATGAAGGTTGCAATTGAGAAGACTGGGGGAATTGTTGTGCTTGCTGAAAGTTTTGGTCACTCTGTTTTCAAAGACTCGCTTCTTCGCATCTTTCAGTCAGCAGACAACGGCCTTGGATTATCATTCAA TGGTATTCTCGAGATTAACTGCTCAAAAGATGTAAAGATTCAAGGCATTATTGGGCCTTGTTCTTCCCTGGAGAAG AAAAGTCCTCTGTCTGCAGATACTGTTATTGGTCAGGGAAACACCAGCGCCTGGAAGATGTGTGGTCTTGACAAGAAAACATCGCTTTGCTTTGTATATGACATCTCAAGAAAAGTTGGCCCAGATACAGTCGCTCAGCAGACAGGCGAACAGCTCTACCTTCAATTTGTAACCTA TTATCAGCATCATGAGGGCCAGATGAGATTGCGAACTACTACGATCTCCAGACAATGGGCTTCTGGTGCTGCTACTGTGCAG GAGCTGATAGATGGCTTTGATCAAGAAGCCGCAGCCGCAGTTGTGGCACGCTTGGTCTCATTTAAGATGGAAACTGAG GCTGATTTTGATCCAATAAGATGGCTTGACCGTGCTTTGATACGTTTATGTACCAAATTTGGAGACTATCAGAAGGAAACACCCTCATCTTTCAGTTTGTCTCCACGTCTATCAATATTCCCCCAGTTTATGTTTAACTTGAGGCGTTCTCAGTTTGTCCAG GTTTTCAATAATAGCCCCGATGAAACCGCATATTTTAGGATGATGTTGGAGAGGGAAAATGTGGGCAATGCAGTTGCAATGATTCAACCTTCACTTATATCCTACTCCTTCCAATCAGGGCCAATGCCTGTTCTCTTGGATGCAACTGCAATTGGTCCTGACAAGATCCTTTTGTTGGATTCTTATTTTTCTGTCGTCATCTTCCATGGGATAACCATTGCACAATGGCGAAAGGCTGGTTACCAAGATCAAGAAGGCCACGAG GCGTTTGCCCAGTTGTTAAAAGCTCCACATGACGAATCTGATGCCATAATCAAAGAGCGGTTTCCTGTGCCCCGTTTGGTTGTTTGTGATCAATATGGATCTCAG GCTCGATTTTTACTGGCAAAGCTAAATCCATCCGTGGCATATAACTCTGACAACCCTGCTCCCGGAGGAGACGTGATATTCACGGACGACGTGAGCTTCGAGGTGTTCATGGACCATCTCCAGCGGTTAGCGGTCCAATAG
- the LOC125509576 gene encoding probable carboxylesterase 2 has product MATTIRSGVVAICAACAATRPRRRLPLDRTRRLPQLQRPSLSTTFLPQIRCQGVWRSTVRSASDTSGAPPVTAPGTSDAAAAGDEVLLEAPGSFRVYRSGKIDRLNDPTILPAGVDEATGVTSKDVVLDAGTGLSVRLYLPNKLQDASTKLPVVVYFHGGAFLIGSARDPTYHNYLNALAAAAGVLAVSVDYRLAPEHPLPAAYDDSWAALRWAASAQDGWIADHGDASKLFVAGDSAGANIAHEMLVRDGGPRIEGAVLLHPWFSGNTAIEGEPPAAARVTGLLWSYACRGSAVGGADDPRMNPLASPALERLACARMLVTTGLEDGLAARNRAYYEAVAASGWRGRAAWLELEGEGHVFFLGKLHCDSAKRLMDRVVAFIAEA; this is encoded by the coding sequence ATGGCCACCACCATCAGGAGCGGAGTCGTCGCCATCTGCGCTGCTTGCGCGGCCACCCGACCTCGCCGGCGGCTACCACTTGATCGAACAAGAAGGTTACCCCAACTCCAACGGCCTTCCTTGTCGACCACATTCTTGCCTCAAATAAGATGCCAGGGCGTGTGGCGATCGACAGTCCGTTCCGCCTCAGACACGAGTGGGGCTCCTCCGGTGACTGCCCCGGGGACATCtgatgccgccgccgccggcgacgaggtgctGCTAGAGGCGCCGGGGAGCTTCCGCGTCTACAGGAGCGGGAAGATAGACCGCCTCAACGACCCCACCATCCTGCCCGCCGGCGTCGACGAGGCCACCGGCGTCACCTCCAAGGACGTCGTCCTCGACGCGGGCACGGGCCTCTCCGTGCGCCTCTACCTCCCCAACAAGCTCCAGGACGCCTCCACGAAGCTCCCGGTCGTCGTCTACTTCCACGGCGGCGCCTTCCTCATCGGGTCGGCCCGCGACCCCACGTACCACAACTACCTCAACGCGCTCGCCGCCGCGGCCGGCGTCCTCGCGGTGTCCGTCGACTACCGCCTCGCCCCGGAGCACCCGCTCCCCGCCGCCTACGACGACTCCTGGGCCGCGCTCCGGTGGGCTGCCTCGGCGCAGGACGGCTGGATCGCCGACCACGGCGACGCCTCTAAGCTGTTCGTCGCGGGGGACAGCGCCGGCGCCAACATCGCGCACGAGATGCTCGTGAGGGACGGCGGGCCGAGGATCGAGGGCGCGGTACTGCTGCACCCGTGGTTCAGCGGGAACACGGCGATCGAGGGGGAGCCCCCGGCCGCGGCCAGGGTGACCGGGCTCCTCTGGTCCTACGCGTGCCGCGGGTCGGCGGTGGGCGGCGCGGACGACCCGAGGATGAACCCGCTGGCGTCGCCGGCGCTGGAGAGGCTCGCGTGCGCGAGGATGCTGGTGACCACGGGGCTCGAGGACGGGCTGGCCGCGCGCAACCGCGCGTACTACGAGGCCGTGGCCGCGAGCGGGTGGCGCGGGAGGGCGGCTTGGCTGGAGCTGGAGGGGGAGGGCCACGTGTTCTTCCTTGGGAAGCTCCATTGCGACAGCGCCAAGCGGCTCATGGACCGCGTCGTCGCGTTCATAGCCGAGGCATGA